A single region of the Streptomyces sp. ITFR-16 genome encodes:
- a CDS encoding DUF6716 putative glycosyltransferase, with the protein MPLSNSNSASPAALESTDTPSPALRVAVLADSDTRWKWGALTARRLTSGDGRAGAPRARISGLLLRGRATPTARQLAEVGDVGIDTGVREVTAVEFLHTVRDEGYDLVVLALVGGGVQAMLHGLAALRLPKRPVVVTGYVGVVYEKLADGLLLRHGADVVLANSRHDAERFRAVYEGVGADASAVTEAALPFLGGAPYRPEQGRDTVVFAAQPSVPASRADRTYLLRRLVEHARLHPEREVVLKLRSRPGEHTTHIEELPYQRLAEKLPGGLPPNFRLVYGHMGEVLDRTDLLVTVSSTAALESLHRRIPTAVLTDLGVREALGNHHFVGSGLLTSWDHLDGGAHPEPDAVWLAGQGVAADGSYDTAYDTARARVTALLAEDRLPDLAPYYTPATAPGYLPGILARHHLAPDGHPLPGAAAPRETGRVRGAVREAVREAARGAYRQGVQRVAPVIRRMGEL; encoded by the coding sequence GTGCCCCTCAGCAACAGCAATTCGGCTTCTCCAGCAGCGCTGGAATCCACGGACACGCCGTCCCCGGCGCTCCGGGTGGCCGTGCTCGCCGACTCCGACACCCGATGGAAGTGGGGTGCGCTCACCGCGCGCCGGCTGACCTCGGGAGACGGCCGTGCGGGCGCGCCCCGCGCACGGATCAGCGGACTGCTGCTGCGGGGCCGGGCCACTCCGACGGCCCGCCAGCTCGCCGAGGTCGGCGACGTCGGCATCGACACCGGGGTGCGCGAGGTCACCGCCGTCGAGTTCCTGCACACCGTGCGCGACGAGGGCTACGACCTGGTGGTCCTCGCCCTCGTCGGCGGCGGCGTCCAGGCGATGCTGCACGGCCTGGCCGCACTCCGGCTGCCGAAGCGCCCCGTCGTCGTCACCGGCTATGTCGGTGTCGTCTACGAGAAGCTCGCCGACGGACTGCTGCTGCGGCACGGCGCCGACGTCGTCCTCGCCAACTCCCGCCACGACGCGGAGCGCTTCCGCGCGGTGTACGAGGGGGTGGGCGCCGACGCGTCGGCCGTCACGGAGGCCGCCCTGCCGTTCCTCGGCGGCGCCCCGTACCGTCCCGAACAGGGCCGCGACACCGTGGTGTTCGCCGCGCAGCCCTCCGTACCGGCCTCCCGCGCCGACCGCACGTACCTGCTGCGCCGGCTCGTCGAGCACGCCCGGCTGCACCCGGAGCGCGAGGTCGTCCTCAAGCTGCGGTCCCGGCCCGGCGAGCACACGACCCACATCGAGGAACTTCCGTACCAGCGGCTCGCCGAGAAGCTGCCCGGCGGCCTCCCGCCCAACTTCCGCCTGGTGTACGGCCACATGGGTGAGGTCCTGGACCGCACCGACCTGCTGGTCACCGTCTCCTCGACCGCCGCCCTGGAGTCCCTGCACCGGCGCATCCCCACCGCCGTCCTCACCGACCTCGGGGTGCGCGAAGCACTCGGCAACCACCACTTCGTCGGCTCCGGCCTGCTCACCTCCTGGGACCACCTCGACGGCGGGGCGCACCCCGAGCCGGACGCCGTGTGGCTGGCCGGCCAGGGCGTCGCCGCCGACGGCAGCTACGACACGGCCTACGACACCGCCCGCGCCCGGGTCACCGCGCTGCTGGCCGAGGACCGGCTGCCGGACCTCGCGCCGTACTACACACCCGCCACCGCCCCCGGCTACCTCCCGGGCATCCTCGCCCGCCACCACCTGGCCCCCGACGGCCACCCGCTGCCCGGCGCCGCCGCGCCCAGGGAGACCGGCCGGGTCAGGGGAGCGGTGCGCGAGGCGGTGCGCGAAGCGGCCCGGGGCGCGTACCGCCAGGGCGTCCAGCGCGTCGCCCCGGTCATCCGGCGGATGGGCGAGCTGTGA
- a CDS encoding N-acetylneuraminate synthase family protein, with product MSTSRLRTLGNRTAGPGHPVYVTGEIGINHNGDLDNALALIDVAAEAGCDAVKFQKRTPEICTPRDQWDIERDTPWGRMTYIDYRHRVEFGETEYRAISEHCAERGIDWFASPWDTEAVAFLEKFDVPAHKVASASLTDDELLRSLRATGRTVILSTGMSTPRQIRHAVEVLGSDNILLCHATSTYPAKAEELNLRVINTLQQEYPNVPIGYSGHETGLQTTLAAVALGAAFVERHITLDRAMWGSDQAASVEPQGLTRLVRDIRTIEASLGDGVKKVYESELGPMKKLRRVPGVVAESGETAPAAEPLAV from the coding sequence ATGAGCACCTCCCGTCTGCGCACCCTCGGCAACCGCACCGCGGGCCCGGGCCACCCCGTCTACGTCACGGGTGAGATCGGCATCAACCACAACGGCGACCTCGACAACGCCCTCGCACTGATCGACGTGGCCGCCGAAGCCGGCTGCGACGCCGTCAAGTTCCAGAAGCGCACCCCGGAGATCTGCACCCCGCGCGACCAGTGGGACATCGAGCGCGACACCCCCTGGGGCCGGATGACGTACATCGACTACCGCCACCGCGTCGAGTTCGGCGAGACCGAGTACCGCGCCATCTCCGAGCACTGCGCCGAGCGCGGCATCGACTGGTTCGCCTCCCCGTGGGACACCGAGGCCGTCGCCTTCCTGGAGAAGTTCGACGTCCCCGCCCACAAGGTCGCCTCCGCGTCCCTCACCGACGACGAGCTGCTGCGCTCGCTGCGCGCCACCGGCCGCACGGTGATCCTCTCCACCGGCATGTCGACCCCGCGCCAGATCCGCCACGCGGTCGAGGTCCTCGGCTCGGACAACATCCTGCTCTGCCACGCCACGTCGACGTACCCGGCGAAGGCCGAGGAGCTGAACCTCCGCGTCATCAACACCCTCCAGCAGGAGTACCCCAACGTCCCGATCGGCTACAGCGGCCACGAGACGGGCCTGCAGACCACGCTGGCCGCCGTCGCCCTCGGCGCCGCGTTCGTCGAGCGCCACATCACCCTGGACCGCGCCATGTGGGGCTCCGACCAGGCCGCGTCCGTCGAGCCGCAGGGCCTGACCCGCCTGGTCCGCGACATCCGCACCATCGAGGCCTCCCTCGGCGACGGCGTCAAGAAGGTGTACGAGTCCGAGCTCGGCCCGATGAAGAAGCTCCGCCGGGTCCCGGGCGTCGTCGCGGAGAGCGGTGAGACGGCCCCGGCCGCCGAGCCGCTCGCGGTCTGA
- a CDS encoding acylneuraminate cytidylyltransferase, with product MTQPTVLAVIPARGGSKGVPAKNLAQVGGVPLVVRAVRACLASSEVTDVVVTTDAPAVAETARAAGEALGESARLHCVQRPEAIAGDTATSEAAVLHALDTYEAEHGRTVDVVLLVQCTSPFVAREDIDGVAAAVAREGADTAVTVAPFHGFLWRDGSAVEDHNYGVNHDKRVRPRRQDRPEDLLETGAAYAMDAAGFRAHRHRFFGHTALVRTDPARVLEIDDPHDLARARALAPLLDPAPLPTRADIDAVVLDFDGTQTDDRVLIDAEGHETVAVHRGDGLGIAALRKAGLPLLILSTEQNPVVAARAKKLRVPVLHGIDRKDLALKQWCDEQSIAPERVMYVGNDVNDLPCFALAGWPVAVASAHDSVRAAARAVTHTPGGFGAIREIAAWLLGPTLTTSPVNTPLPK from the coding sequence ATGACGCAGCCCACCGTGCTCGCCGTGATCCCCGCCCGCGGCGGATCCAAGGGCGTACCGGCCAAGAACCTCGCCCAGGTCGGCGGCGTGCCGCTGGTCGTCCGCGCGGTCCGCGCCTGCCTCGCGTCGAGCGAGGTGACGGACGTCGTCGTCACGACCGACGCCCCGGCCGTCGCGGAGACCGCCCGGGCCGCCGGCGAGGCGCTCGGCGAGAGCGCCCGGCTGCACTGCGTGCAGCGCCCCGAGGCCATCGCCGGCGACACCGCGACCAGCGAGGCCGCCGTGCTGCACGCCCTGGACACCTATGAGGCCGAGCACGGACGGACCGTGGACGTCGTCCTGCTCGTCCAGTGCACCAGCCCCTTCGTCGCCCGCGAGGACATCGACGGCGTCGCCGCCGCGGTCGCCCGGGAAGGCGCCGACACGGCCGTCACCGTCGCCCCCTTCCACGGCTTCCTGTGGCGCGACGGCAGCGCGGTCGAGGACCACAACTACGGCGTCAACCACGACAAGCGGGTCCGCCCCCGCCGCCAGGACCGCCCCGAGGACCTGCTGGAGACGGGCGCCGCCTACGCGATGGACGCGGCCGGGTTCCGCGCCCACCGCCACCGCTTCTTCGGCCACACCGCCCTGGTGCGCACCGACCCCGCGCGGGTCCTGGAGATCGACGACCCGCACGACCTGGCCCGCGCCCGCGCGCTCGCGCCGCTGCTCGACCCGGCGCCGCTGCCCACCCGCGCGGACATCGACGCGGTCGTCCTCGACTTCGACGGCACCCAGACCGACGACCGGGTCCTCATCGACGCCGAAGGACACGAGACCGTCGCCGTGCACCGGGGCGACGGACTCGGCATCGCCGCGCTGCGCAAGGCCGGACTGCCGCTGCTGATCCTGTCCACGGAGCAGAACCCGGTCGTCGCCGCCCGCGCCAAGAAGCTCCGCGTCCCCGTCCTGCACGGCATCGACCGCAAGGACCTGGCGCTCAAGCAGTGGTGCGACGAACAGTCCATCGCCCCCGAACGCGTCATGTACGTCGGCAACGACGTCAACGACCTCCCCTGCTTCGCACTCGCCGGCTGGCCCGTCGCCGTCGCGAGCGCGCACGACTCGGTACGCGCCGCCGCGCGCGCCGTGACGCACACCCCCGGCGGCTTCGGCGCCATCCGCGAGATCGCGGCCTGGCTGCTGGGCCCCACCCTCACCACTTCCCCGGTCAACACCCCCCTCCCCAAGTAA
- a CDS encoding glycosyltransferase family 2 protein, whose translation MVKLSVIVPFYNVQTYAPDTLRSLRANAREDFEFILVDDCSTDGTADILRRAQDEIPGVVVRRHERNGGLATARNTGLDAARGEYLAFLDGDDWLAPGFYAELLARTEALGCDFVRTDHVQADGRNRTVHRVPHGRRGEVMAPRDAILPAARTTSVDYAYAWAGLYHRRLLDRGLLHFTDGLRTAEDRPWIWRLHREADSFAVLGLLGIFYRRGVASSLTQIGDMRQLDFIRSFDQVVRETAADRDARELLPKAVRNYCAIISHHMSSVERFEPSVARALKSMSADALARMPQDVLAEALDSMDVKRATLLRRLRRRSTAKEVAAA comes from the coding sequence GTGGTTAAGCTCTCCGTCATCGTGCCGTTCTACAACGTGCAGACATACGCGCCCGACACCCTCAGAAGTCTGCGGGCCAATGCCCGCGAGGACTTCGAGTTCATCCTCGTCGACGACTGTTCGACCGACGGGACGGCGGACATACTGCGCCGCGCCCAGGACGAGATTCCGGGGGTGGTCGTCCGCAGACACGAGCGGAACGGCGGACTGGCCACCGCCCGGAACACCGGTCTGGACGCGGCCCGCGGCGAATACCTCGCCTTCCTGGACGGCGACGACTGGCTGGCCCCCGGTTTCTACGCCGAGCTGCTGGCCAGGACGGAGGCCCTGGGCTGCGACTTCGTCCGTACCGACCATGTGCAGGCCGACGGCAGGAACCGTACGGTCCACCGCGTCCCGCACGGCCGCAGGGGCGAGGTCATGGCCCCCCGGGACGCGATCCTGCCCGCCGCACGCACCACGTCGGTCGACTACGCGTACGCCTGGGCGGGCCTCTACCACCGCCGGCTCCTGGACCGGGGGCTGCTGCACTTCACCGACGGTCTGCGCACGGCGGAGGACCGGCCGTGGATCTGGCGGCTGCACCGCGAGGCGGATTCCTTCGCGGTGCTGGGACTTCTCGGAATCTTCTACCGGCGGGGCGTCGCCTCGTCACTGACCCAGATCGGCGACATGCGCCAGCTCGATTTCATTCGCTCGTTCGACCAGGTCGTACGGGAAACGGCGGCGGACCGTGACGCACGGGAACTGCTGCCGAAAGCCGTGCGCAACTATTGCGCGATCATTTCCCATCACATGAGTTCGGTGGAAAGGTTCGAACCTTCGGTGGCCCGTGCACTGAAATCGATGAGCGCGGACGCGCTCGCGCGAATGCCGCAGGACGTGCTGGCCGAGGCCCTCGACTCGATGGACGTCAAGCGCGCGACCCTGCTGCGCCGGCTGCGCCGCCGGTCCACCGCGAAGGAGGTGGCGGCCGCGTGA